The Aquitalea magnusonii region GAGCATCCAGCCGACCTGGCGGATGCCAGCCAGCCGGCCACAGAAAACAGCAAGCGTGCCGAGGCCAGCATGCCGGAGGCAGAACAGCCGGCATCAAAGCCGGAAAAGCACGCCAAGGCAGCAGAAGCCAGCGCAGCAGCAGCCAGCAATAACGACAGGCCGGCCGGTTATCTGACCCCGGCCAGTGCACTGCACCGCTTCCCGGCACGGGCCAAACTTGGCTACCAGACCTTCTATAATGGTGCGATGGTGGGCAGCGGCGGTCTGGATTGGCAACAGGATGGCCACCGCTACACGCTGGAAATCCGCTTCAATCCGCTGGTGGGCGGAAACAGGCGCTACCTCTCGCAAGGTCAACTGGGCAAACAAGGCCTGCAACCGGATAGCCTGCAAGCCTGGGTAGGCCAGGAAGCCAAGGAGTCCGCCCGCTTTGACTGGTCTGCCGGCATGCTGCATTTTGGCGACCAGGGCGACAAGGAAGTCGCCTTGCGCAGCGGGGCGCAGGATGTATTCAGCCTGGCTTTCCAGTTGGGCCTGAAGGGCGGCCAGCTTGGCACTGCCCCGCTACAGATCACCACCGGGAAAAAGGTCTACGACTATCCGATGACCCCCAGTGGCGAAACCGATTACGACACCGGCTCCGGCAAGATCCGGGTGATTGTGTTCCGCGCCAAGGGCGAGGATGACATCACCGAATTCTGGCTGGCTCCGGATTTCTCCAACCTGCCGGTGCGCATCTCGCGCATCGACAAAAGCAAGCGGGTGGAACTGCGCGCCGTGCTGATCAATATCGACGGCACCGAGCAATGGCGCCTGCCCGCGCGCCCCATGACCCGGAATAACCGTTAATGAATATCAGCCATAGCCAACTGAAACATATCGAAACCGTCATCAGCCAGATGACCCGCTTCGACCGCCCGGCCGATGCCGTGCTGTCCGCCTACTTCCGCGAAAACGTGAAGCTGGGTTCCAACGACCGTCACCTGATTGCCGAAACCGCTTTTGGCTGCCTGCGCCGCCTGATCCAGTTCCGCGCCCTCATCGCCCCGGAAAAAGCCACACCGCGCCGCCTGGCCATGGTGGCGCTGATGCGTCTGCAAAAGCTCAATATCAAGGAAATGGCCGACTGCACCAGCGCTGGCGAACGTGAATGGCTGGGTGGCATCAAGGGCAAGACGCTGGAAGACAGCCTGTCCGTGGCGGCCGAACTGCCGGAATGGGTGATCGAACGTCTGGCAGAAAAAGACCCGCAAGACGTGCTGGCACTGGGCCTGGGACTGATGGAACCGGCCCCACTCGACCTGCGCGTCAACACCCTGAAAATGAAGCGCGACGAAGTCATCGACCGCCTGCGCGCCGACGGCATGCCGTGCGAACCCACTCCGTACTCCCCACTCGGCATCCGCCTGCAAGGCAAGCCCTCGCTGAGCAAGTACGAGCTGTTCAAGTCCGGTGCCATCGAAGTGCAGGATGAAGGCAGCCAGCTCTTGGGCCTGATTACCGGCGCACGCCGTGGTGAAATGGTGGTGGACTTCTGTGCCGGTGCCGGTGGCAAGACCCTGCTGCTGGGCGCGCAAATGGCCTCCAGTGGCCGCCTGTACGCGTTTGACGTGTCGGAAAAGCGCCTCTCCAACCTCAAGCCACGCCTGGCCCGCTCCGGTCTGTCCAATGTGCATCCGCAACTGCTGGCACACGAGAACGACAGCAAGGTGAAGCGTCTGGCCGGCAAGGCGGATCGCGTGCTGGTGGATGCCCCCTGCTCCGGCCTTGGTACCCTGCGCCGTAACCCGGACCTGAAATTCCGCCAGAGCCCGGAAAGCGTGGCCGAGCTGAACGTCAAGCAAACCGCCATCCTGGCCTCGGCAGCCCGTCTGGTCAAAGTGGGCGGCCGTCTGGTGTATGCCACCTGCAGCCTGTTGCCGCAGGAAAACCGCGACATCGTGGAAGCCTTCCTGGCCGCGCATCCGGACTTCAGCCTGCTGCCGATGGATGCCGCGCTGGCCGAGCAGAAAATCCCGCTGCAGATTGGCGATTATCTGGAACTGAAACCACATTTGCATAATTCTGACGGTTTCTTTGCCGCGGTTCTGGTCAGAAAAGCGGATTGACCTTATCATTAGAGTATTAGCAGAATCGAAAATACTGTTCAATCCAGAATGATTTGCGTTTCGGCGCTGCTACTCTCTTGATAAACCGATGGAGTTCCCACCCCCATGTCCGACTCCAGAGTCGCCCGGCGCCTGGGCCAGCACGGCCTGCGCGCCAGCCGCCGCCTGAGATATCTGTATCTGTCCGTGGCGCTATGGCGACGCCGGGCCCCCATCTGGATTGCCGCCATCCTCATCGGCCTGGTGGCCGCCGTTTTTGCCAATGGCAGCCATCTGTCGCACGAGCTGTTCTACCAGATCTACGACCAATCGCCCTTGTGGGCGCTGCTGATCACCCCGGCCGGTCTGGGTTTGTCCGTCTGGCTGCTGCGTACTTTCTTTGAAGGTGCCGGTGGTGGCGGCATTCCGCAAACCATCATTGCCATGCAGCCAGGCATGCATGCGCTGCGTGCGCGCATCCTGACCATGCGCGCTGCCGTGGGCAAGATGGTATTGACGCTGATCGGCGTGGGCTGTGGTTCCACCATGGGCTATGAAGGCCCCATCGTGCAGGTGGGGGCCGCCATCAAGTATTCGCTCAATCGCGAAGCCGCCTTGCGCCATGAAGGCGTGGCGCGCAGCTTTATCCTGGCCGGTGCCGCCGCCGGGGTGGCGGCGGCATTCAACACCCCGCTGGCCGGCATTGTGTTTGCCATCGAGGAAATGGGCCGCACCTTCGACCAGCGCGCCAGCTCCACCATCTTGCTGTCGGTCATCCTGGCCGGTATCACCGCCATTGCCGTACTGGGCGATTACAACTACTTCGGCGTGGTGTCGGTCGCGCTGGAGTTGCGCTCGGGCTGGATGGCCATTCCGGTATGCGGCATCGTCGGCGGCATCATCGGCGGGCTGACTTCGCGCGCCATTCTGGCCCTGGCCAGCCGCCTGCCCGGCCCGCTGCATGACTGGCGCAGCCATTACCCCATCCTGTTTGCCATTGCCTGTGGCTTGCTGCTGGCCGTCATCGGCATCGCCAGCGACGGCATCACCTTTGGCACCGGCTATTTCCGTGCCAAGGAAATCATTGAAGGTGGCGGTAGCAGCATGCAGGAATACGGCATTCTGAAGCTGCTGTCGCTGATCATCACCTATATCAGCGGCGCGCCGGGCGGCATGTTTGCCCCCTCGCTGGCCGTGGGGGCGGGCTTTGGCCTGAACATGTCGCTGCTGCTGCCGTTTTTGCCCCAGGCGGCCATGGTGCTGCTGGGCATGGTGGCGTTTTTCTCCGGCATGACGCGCGCACCGATGACCGGTTTTGTCATCGTGATGGAAATGACTTCCTCCTCCTCCACCATGATCATCCCGTTGATGGCCACCGCCCTGGTGGCCACCAATGTGTCGCGCTTCATGAACCGGCATGCCTTGTATGATGGCCAGGCAGAAATATTCCTGCGCCAGTTGCGCGCACGCAATCAGGCAAATTGACCGGCGCAACCGGCTTACGTACAATAACCTATCGATTCAGTCAAGTATTTAAGGGCCAGCCCGCCGCTGGCCCGTTCACAGCAAGGAATTCCTCATGGATACCCAGGAAATCATCAAGCAGACCGTTACTGAAAATCCGGTTGTGCTGTTCATGAAAGGTTCGGCCCAGTTTCCGCAGTGCGGCTTTTCTTCGCGCGCAGTGCAAATTCTGAAAGCCTGTGGCGTGGAAACCATCAAGACCGTCGACGTGCTGCAAGACCCGGAAATCCGCCAGGGCATCAAGGAATTCTCCAACTGGCCCACCATTCCGCAGCTGTACGTGAAGGGTGAGTTCATTGGCGGTTCGGACATCATGTACGAGATGTACCAGTCCGGCGAACTGCAACAGGTACTGGAAGGCCTGTAAGCAAACGCTTGGCACTGCGCATGCAAAACCCGGCCTGGCCGGGTTTTTTTATGACCAGGCGCGATATCAGCATATCCACCTGTAATCTGCTGTCTTACAATTGACCGTTACCAGATCAGACTGCGGCATGCAGCCCTTTCTTTTGCGGATTACAAAGACGACATGACCTCCTCCCAGACCGAAGGCTTTTTCGCTCCCCCGGATCATCCCGCCGTGCCGCTGACTGCGGACAACGGTACCGCCATGCCGATTGATGAAATCTGGAAGGCCCTGGTCAATGACCAGTTGGTGCCGTATTTCCAGCCTATCGTCAATATCCAGACCCGCCGCGTGATCGGGGCCGAGGCGCTGGCACGCTGGCGTCATCCTGCAATGGGCGTGCTCTCGCCGATTACCTTTGTGCCGGTGATGGAAGAACGCGGCATGATTCGCGAGCTGACCGAACTGATTCTGGAAAAGACGCTGTACGCCTGTCGCGACTGGCTGGATCAGGGCTTTGACCTGAAAGTGTCGATCAACCTGTCCGCCCAGTTGCTGGCAGACCCACAACTGGCTGGCCACCTGAGCCAGAAAGTGCGGATAGCTGGCCTTGATCCGGCTAGTTTGGCGCTGGAGTTTTCGGAAAATACCCTGCGTCAGCACTGGTCAGTGGCGGATATGCAACTGGCCACCTTGCGCCAGGCTGGCTTTGGCGTGCTGGTGGATGAGTTTGGCATTGGCGTGGGGCTGACCGACAAGCTGAAGGCCAGCCATTTCAGTGGCCTGAAAATCGACCGTGCCTTTGTACATGGTGCCGGCGACAACCAACACCTGCGTGCCATTCTTGACGAGGCGCTGGCACTGGGCAAAGCCGAGGGCCTGCAAACCATTGGCATGGGGGTGGAAGATGCCGCTGATCTGTCGGTACTGAGCGAGCTGGGCTGCGAGGCGGTACAAGGCTATATCTGCTCGGCGCCATTGCCCGCCACAGGGTTAATTCCGTGGATTTCCCAGTGGGAAAAGCGGTAGAATACCGCCCCATACCTCATTCACAGACCGGCCGCGGCAACAAGGCCGGTTTCGCATATCCGAAACAAGCTGCCATTGCGGTCCACAAGACCGGCATCGGCAGCTTTTTCGCAAGGTTGGGAACAAGAAAATGAATATCCACGTAGTCAACCATCCGCTGGTGCAACATAAACTGGGTCTGCTGCGCGAAGGCGACATCAGCACCATGAAATTCCGCCAGCTCACCCAGGAACTGGCACGCCTGCTGGCTTATGAAGCCACCCGCGACTTCGAACTGGAAGCCACCACCATCGATGGCTGGTGCGGCAAGATCGACGTGCAACAAATCAAGGGCAAGAAAGTCACTGTCGTCCCCATCCTGCGCGCCGGCATCGGCATGCTGGACGGAGTGCTTGACCTGGTTCCTTCGGCCAAGATCAGCGTGGTGGGCCTGGCCCGCAACGAAGAAACGCTGGAGCCGGTGTCCTACTTCGAAAAATTCGTCGACAGCCTGGACGAGCGCATTGCCATCATCATCGACCCGATGCTGGCAACCGGCGGCTCCATGGTGGCCACCATCGAACTGCTCAAACGCAAAGGCTGCAAGCAGATCAAGGCCGTGGTGATGGTTGCCGCGCCGGAAGGCGTAAAGGTGGTCAACGATGCCCATCCGGACGTGCAGCTGTATGCCGCCTCGCTGGACAGCCATCTGAATGAAAACGGCTACATCATTCCGGGTCTGGGTGATGCCGGTGACAAGATTTTCGGCACCAAGCACATTTGACTCCTGCCCATGCCAGCAACACGCCGCTCAACTTCAGCCGAAGTAGCGGCGTTTTTTGCAGGCCATGCAGCCCCTGCACCATGCACAAGGAAGGCTTACCGTGTTGAGTCCGCATCAGGCGATTGATCAGGATTTTTTGCTGCGCTTTCCCGATGGTTTGCAGGACGCGGCATGGCAGGCACTGGCCAGAAAGCACCGCAGCGTGGACAGCGTCATCACGCTGTGCCGCCAGGGACTGGCCGCCGCGACCATGCAGCAGGCGCTGGATAACGGCAATCTTGCCGCCATCAGCGAAACCTGCCGCCAGATCATTGGCCGCAGCACCACGGTGAGCACCTTCGAGAAGATGGCTTTTCGCAATTACCTGGGCTTTCGCGATGTACACCTGCCGTTTGCCCAGGCCTTGTATCGCCTGCTGCACCAGTTTGGCCCGGACAGCTTTGCCGACTTTGTCGAGGTACTGCAGTTGTGCCGCAACGATGGCAATGCCAATCCGGCCAAGTGGCCGGTGGTGACCTGCTTTCTGGCCTACAGCCAGCCCGATGTGCATGTGTGCATCAAGCCCACCACCATCAAGAAGGTGGCGGCGCGGCTGGGCGTGGACATTGCTTATCGTCCCTTGCCCAACTTTGATACCTACTCACGGGTACAGGCCATGGTGCGGGACTTCAGGCAACAAAGCGTGCTGGCACGGGAGCAGAACAACATCATTGCCCAGGCCATCATGTATTGCACGGTCTGAGTCAGCGTCAGGCCCATAACAATTTTAAAAATCAGCTTTTAACAAAACAGGGAATTCGACTATGTTCCAACACGTGAAGGTGGCCATCTCCGGCGCCCAGATCCTGTTCGTCGCTTTTGGCGCACTGGTTCTGGTTCCGCTGCTGACCGGCCTCAACCCGGCCATGGCCTTGCTTGGCGCCGGCATCGGCACCTTGCTGTTCCAACTGTGTACCGGTCGTCAGGTGCCCATTTTCCTGGGCAGTTCCTTTGCCTTTATCGGCCCCATCATCTACTCCATGCATACCTGGGGTCAGGGTGCCACCATGTTCGGCCTGTTTGCCGCCGGTTTCATGTACTTCGTGTTTGCCGCCATCGTGCGCTGGCGCGGCATGGAGCTGGTGAACAAGCTGCTGCCGCCGGTGGTGATTGGCCCGGTCATCATGATCATCGGTCTGTCGGTAGCCACCGCCGCATCCGGCATGGCCATGGGCCAGGCTGGCGGCAAGCAGATCATGCCGTATGAAACCTCCATGCTGCTGGCCGCCATTTCGCTGGCCACTACCGTCATCGTGTCCATCTACGCCCGTGGCATGTTCAAGCTGGTGCCGATTCTGGCTGGCGTCACCGTGGGCTATATCGCCGCCGCCTTCATGGGCGTGGTGGATTTTGCCAAGCTGGCCAATGCACCGTGGTTTGCCGCGCCGGTCTTCCACAGCCCCGAGGTCAACTGGTCTGCCGCGCTATTCATGCTGCCGGTCGCCATTG contains the following coding sequences:
- a CDS encoding DUF3108 domain-containing protein; translation: MKTSLRVFALALLLSVLVHLAMLGSGLLPDAVIELPPDQALRKIDVKMQALALDTPAPPAVPTARLLPVGPAGGAVAHHPAARKHKPKRDASGAQAKADTVADKAAEHPADLADASQPATENSKRAEASMPEAEQPASKPEKHAKAAEASAAAASNNDRPAGYLTPASALHRFPARAKLGYQTFYNGAMVGSGGLDWQQDGHRYTLEIRFNPLVGGNRRYLSQGQLGKQGLQPDSLQAWVGQEAKESARFDWSAGMLHFGDQGDKEVALRSGAQDVFSLAFQLGLKGGQLGTAPLQITTGKKVYDYPMTPSGETDYDTGSGKIRVIVFRAKGEDDITEFWLAPDFSNLPVRISRIDKSKRVELRAVLINIDGTEQWRLPARPMTRNNR
- a CDS encoding RsmB/NOP family class I SAM-dependent RNA methyltransferase yields the protein MSHSQLKHIETVISQMTRFDRPADAVLSAYFRENVKLGSNDRHLIAETAFGCLRRLIQFRALIAPEKATPRRLAMVALMRLQKLNIKEMADCTSAGEREWLGGIKGKTLEDSLSVAAELPEWVIERLAEKDPQDVLALGLGLMEPAPLDLRVNTLKMKRDEVIDRLRADGMPCEPTPYSPLGIRLQGKPSLSKYELFKSGAIEVQDEGSQLLGLITGARRGEMVVDFCAGAGGKTLLLGAQMASSGRLYAFDVSEKRLSNLKPRLARSGLSNVHPQLLAHENDSKVKRLAGKADRVLVDAPCSGLGTLRRNPDLKFRQSPESVAELNVKQTAILASAARLVKVGGRLVYATCSLLPQENRDIVEAFLAAHPDFSLLPMDAALAEQKIPLQIGDYLELKPHLHNSDGFFAAVLVRKAD
- a CDS encoding chloride channel protein, with protein sequence MSDSRVARRLGQHGLRASRRLRYLYLSVALWRRRAPIWIAAILIGLVAAVFANGSHLSHELFYQIYDQSPLWALLITPAGLGLSVWLLRTFFEGAGGGGIPQTIIAMQPGMHALRARILTMRAAVGKMVLTLIGVGCGSTMGYEGPIVQVGAAIKYSLNREAALRHEGVARSFILAGAAAGVAAAFNTPLAGIVFAIEEMGRTFDQRASSTILLSVILAGITAIAVLGDYNYFGVVSVALELRSGWMAIPVCGIVGGIIGGLTSRAILALASRLPGPLHDWRSHYPILFAIACGLLLAVIGIASDGITFGTGYFRAKEIIEGGGSSMQEYGILKLLSLIITYISGAPGGMFAPSLAVGAGFGLNMSLLLPFLPQAAMVLLGMVAFFSGMTRAPMTGFVIVMEMTSSSSTMIIPLMATALVATNVSRFMNRHALYDGQAEIFLRQLRARNQAN
- the grxD gene encoding Grx4 family monothiol glutaredoxin — its product is MDTQEIIKQTVTENPVVLFMKGSAQFPQCGFSSRAVQILKACGVETIKTVDVLQDPEIRQGIKEFSNWPTIPQLYVKGEFIGGSDIMYEMYQSGELQQVLEGL
- a CDS encoding EAL domain-containing protein gives rise to the protein MTSSQTEGFFAPPDHPAVPLTADNGTAMPIDEIWKALVNDQLVPYFQPIVNIQTRRVIGAEALARWRHPAMGVLSPITFVPVMEERGMIRELTELILEKTLYACRDWLDQGFDLKVSINLSAQLLADPQLAGHLSQKVRIAGLDPASLALEFSENTLRQHWSVADMQLATLRQAGFGVLVDEFGIGVGLTDKLKASHFSGLKIDRAFVHGAGDNQHLRAILDEALALGKAEGLQTIGMGVEDAADLSVLSELGCEAVQGYICSAPLPATGLIPWISQWEKR
- the upp gene encoding uracil phosphoribosyltransferase; the protein is MNIHVVNHPLVQHKLGLLREGDISTMKFRQLTQELARLLAYEATRDFELEATTIDGWCGKIDVQQIKGKKVTVVPILRAGIGMLDGVLDLVPSAKISVVGLARNEETLEPVSYFEKFVDSLDERIAIIIDPMLATGGSMVATIELLKRKGCKQIKAVVMVAAPEGVKVVNDAHPDVQLYAASLDSHLNENGYIIPGLGDAGDKIFGTKHI
- a CDS encoding uracil-xanthine permease family protein, which codes for MFQHVKVAISGAQILFVAFGALVLVPLLTGLNPAMALLGAGIGTLLFQLCTGRQVPIFLGSSFAFIGPIIYSMHTWGQGATMFGLFAAGFMYFVFAAIVRWRGMELVNKLLPPVVIGPVIMIIGLSVATAASGMAMGQAGGKQIMPYETSMLLAAISLATTVIVSIYARGMFKLVPILAGVTVGYIAAAFMGVVDFAKLANAPWFAAPVFHSPEVNWSAALFMLPVAIAPSIEHIGGVMAIGGVTGKDFTKTPGLHRTLMGDGLGVCVAGLIGGPPVTTYAEVTGAVMITRNFNPVTMTWAAVFAICMAFFGKFNALLQSIPMPVMGGIMVLLFGTIASIGLKTLIEAKVDLMQPRNLVIISVVLTAGIGGLTLKLGGLELAGVGLCSILAMALNLILPKSSASHDGIVEGQDI